From a single Anaerolineales bacterium genomic region:
- a CDS encoding beta-ketoacyl-[acyl-carrier-protein] synthase family protein, which produces MSRKTERVVVTGMGVASPLGCRLTDFWDALITGRSGVDFIDESIFPDMPSKIGAMVKGYDENHYFDSKEARRMSRSSQLGLVAAKQAVSDAKLDNGSVDRIEVGVLVGSSIGGYSASDSFFKQYYSQNRLSPFTIPISMNVGPGANISIKYGFQGPLMDVDAACSTAAHSIGYAFNMIRSGIVPVAVTGAADSPFSPGVVAAWMALHAVSTRTDCPAEACRPFSADRDGMVLGEGAGVLVLEAESHALERGVPILAEVKGYGASADSSHLTQPTQTGPVMAMQRALKDAGLTTDEIDYINAHATGTEWNDKNETKAIKEVFGTRAYDVPVVGNKAALGHSIAGSGALELIGCVLSLRDQVVPPTINYKVPDPECDLDYVTEGSRKMPLKNIMSNSFAFGGSNAVLIVGAYEPNN; this is translated from the coding sequence ATGTCCCGAAAAACGGAACGTGTAGTTGTAACAGGAATGGGGGTGGCGAGTCCATTGGGATGCCGCTTGACTGATTTTTGGGATGCCTTGATAACGGGTCGCTCCGGGGTGGATTTTATAGACGAAAGCATCTTCCCGGATATGCCTTCAAAGATAGGCGCCATGGTGAAGGGGTATGACGAGAACCACTATTTTGACAGCAAGGAAGCGCGGCGCATGAGCCGCTCGTCTCAATTAGGGTTGGTTGCTGCAAAACAAGCCGTTTCGGATGCCAAACTTGATAATGGCAGTGTTGACCGGATCGAGGTAGGCGTGCTGGTCGGAAGTTCCATTGGCGGCTACAGCGCATCCGACTCGTTCTTCAAGCAGTACTATTCGCAAAATCGCTTAAGCCCATTTACCATCCCGATTTCAATGAATGTCGGTCCTGGGGCGAACATCTCCATCAAATATGGTTTTCAGGGACCATTGATGGATGTGGATGCCGCGTGTTCCACGGCGGCTCACTCCATTGGATATGCCTTCAATATGATCCGCAGCGGCATCGTGCCGGTTGCTGTGACCGGCGCTGCGGATTCCCCCTTCTCGCCAGGGGTGGTGGCGGCTTGGATGGCGTTGCACGCCGTATCCACCCGCACGGATTGCCCGGCTGAAGCCTGCCGTCCATTCAGCGCTGACAGGGACGGTATGGTTCTGGGTGAAGGAGCAGGCGTCCTTGTGTTGGAGGCGGAGAGTCATGCCCTTGAACGCGGAGTTCCCATTCTGGCGGAAGTCAAGGGATATGGTGCCAGCGCAGATAGCAGTCATCTGACCCAGCCTACACAGACTGGACCTGTCATGGCAATGCAGCGTGCACTGAAAGATGCCGGACTGACCACGGATGAGATCGATTACATTAACGCCCATGCCACGGGAACCGAATGGAATGATAAGAACGAGACCAAGGCGATCAAGGAAGTGTTTGGCACGCGTGCATATGACGTTCCCGTCGTGGGCAATAAAGCCGCGCTTGGACATTCGATTGCGGGCAGCGGCGCGCTGGAGTTGATCGGCTGTGTGCTTTCCCTGCGGGATCAGGTCGTGCCGCCGACCATTAATTACAAAGTGCCTGATCCTGAATGCGATCTGGATTACGTCACCGAAGGCAGCCGGAAGATGCCCTTGAAAAATATCATGAGCAACTCGTTTGCCTTTGGCGGCAGCAACGCCGTGTTGATCGTGGGGGCGTACGAACCGAACAACTGA
- a CDS encoding DUF2723 domain-containing protein, with protein sequence MQTKKTASFLIFILTIGFYIFTLLPSLAWGDGAKLQNEAVSGESFVIAEMSPDEFSPDPFIFSKVGVAAWDHPLYIVLGHLLIKALPFAEPLWLVNLISAIFGAASVVMLFLLAMRFTNSIPASLYASLSLAVSHTFWWHSSTPEVYTLFVFLLLVSFYLFDEFERTDDKKLLVYSAIFLGLAASTHVMAFLAMPALGAYYLIRHRDIRISTLKKFVIPLLGFLGGFSLYIVQFIRMSANFPLSEIMGPVVGSTFLSQLITLTPALLGESLLSYIFFLTVQFGPVGLFFGAFGIREIFRAHDKSLQKIIFSFIVFALFGIFYRVTDQFTFFITSYIFWAMFMGIGSDSALRLLPRKMHVPFLGLLGLLLLATPFFYNALPNLAARYGLNDDVIGIPKIGTDVRNGLAYYINPNKRGDYAAYEFGSQTIMSLEANAVVIAEWYTDTDEYFIFRYFTKVEPIRTDVTVIGWGTEAPFYFDSQLALDVIEDAFPNRPVYLASLSDRFYAASKLVDEYCILPENNLYRLYERTDDTLQCLGIEAVTE encoded by the coding sequence GTGCAGACGAAAAAAACAGCCTCATTCCTGATCTTCATCCTGACGATCGGCTTTTATATCTTTACGCTTCTCCCCTCCCTTGCATGGGGCGATGGGGCAAAATTGCAAAACGAAGCTGTTTCCGGGGAATCCTTCGTGATCGCAGAGATGTCCCCCGATGAATTTTCTCCAGACCCGTTCATCTTTTCAAAAGTGGGTGTTGCGGCGTGGGATCACCCACTGTACATCGTGTTGGGCCATCTGCTTATCAAAGCCCTGCCGTTCGCAGAACCCCTTTGGCTGGTCAATCTCATTTCCGCGATATTCGGCGCGGCGTCGGTAGTGATGCTCTTCCTGCTGGCGATGCGCTTTACGAATTCCATCCCGGCTTCGCTGTATGCCAGCCTGTCACTTGCGGTGTCACATACGTTTTGGTGGCATTCGTCCACGCCGGAAGTGTACACGCTGTTCGTTTTCCTGCTTTTGGTAAGTTTTTATCTCTTCGATGAATTCGAAAGAACGGACGATAAAAAACTGCTCGTGTACAGCGCGATTTTTTTGGGGCTGGCGGCGTCCACGCATGTGATGGCATTTTTGGCGATGCCCGCGCTGGGGGCGTATTATCTCATCAGGCATCGCGACATCCGCATCTCAACCTTAAAGAAATTTGTCATCCCCCTGCTTGGTTTTCTGGGCGGCTTTTCACTTTACATCGTTCAATTCATCCGCATGTCTGCGAACTTTCCTTTGAGCGAGATCATGGGTCCCGTCGTCGGTTCGACCTTTCTCAGCCAGCTCATCACCTTGACGCCTGCCCTGCTGGGGGAAAGTCTGCTCAGTTACATCTTCTTTTTGACAGTTCAATTCGGTCCAGTCGGCTTGTTCTTCGGCGCGTTCGGGATTCGCGAAATTTTCCGCGCGCACGACAAATCCCTGCAGAAGATCATCTTCTCGTTCATCGTTTTCGCCTTGTTCGGAATTTTCTACCGCGTAACGGATCAGTTCACCTTTTTCATCACCTCTTATATATTTTGGGCGATGTTTATGGGCATCGGTTCAGACTCCGCCCTGCGCCTGCTCCCGCGAAAGATGCATGTTCCATTCCTCGGGCTTTTGGGACTCCTGCTTTTGGCGACTCCCTTCTTCTACAATGCCCTGCCGAATCTCGCCGCGCGGTATGGACTGAATGATGATGTCATTGGAATTCCCAAGATCGGCACAGATGTCCGCAATGGATTGGCGTATTACATCAACCCCAACAAGCGCGGAGATTATGCCGCCTATGAATTTGGCAGTCAGACCATCATGAGTTTGGAAGCCAATGCGGTGGTGATCGCCGAATGGTACACGGATACCGATGAGTATTTCATCTTCCGTTATTTTACAAAGGTCGAGCCCATCCGCACGGATGTGACCGTCATTGGCTGGGGGACGGAAGCCCCTTTTTATTTTGACTCCCAACTGGCGCTGGATGTGATTGAAGACGCATTCCCCAACCGCCCCGTTTATCTGGCGTCGCTCAGTGACAGGTTCTACGCCGCGTCGAAATTGGTGGATGAATACTGCATCCTCCCCGAAAATAATTTATATCGGCTGTATGAAAGAACGGATGATACTCTTCAATGTCTTGGCATTGAAGCAGTTACGGAGTGA
- a CDS encoding 4'-phosphopantetheinyl transferase superfamily protein: MTWKTPPDILNLHPHQVDIWRIHLDLGLDSVKSFESTLSADETRRASRFQFDKDRNHYIAAHFSLRDVLGRYLEAKPAQLEFSIDEYGKPALLEHKMEFNLSHSGSFALVAVTQDHIIGVDVERMREGISSLVIARQYFSPAEVAEFDAVPIEQRETAFFTCWTRKEAFIKAKGLGLSLPLDSFDVSLTPNEPAILRAVRPQPQEAAHWKLHSLDVAPRYAGAVAVEHTDEKNQDLEFRLWDWQHTAN, encoded by the coding sequence ATGACTTGGAAAACCCCGCCTGACATTTTGAATCTGCACCCCCACCAAGTGGACATTTGGCGCATCCACCTTGACCTTGGGCTTGATTCCGTTAAATCGTTCGAATCCACCCTCTCAGCGGATGAAACCCGGCGCGCATCAAGGTTTCAATTCGATAAGGATCGCAATCATTACATCGCCGCCCATTTCAGCCTGCGCGATGTGCTGGGGCGTTATCTCGAAGCCAAGCCCGCCCAACTTGAATTTTCCATCGATGAATATGGAAAGCCTGCCTTGCTCGAGCACAAAATGGAATTCAATTTGTCCCATTCAGGCAGTTTTGCACTGGTCGCCGTAACGCAGGACCACATCATCGGCGTGGACGTGGAACGGATGCGTGAAGGCATATCGTCACTTGTCATTGCCCGGCAATACTTCTCCCCTGCCGAAGTCGCCGAGTTTGACGCAGTCCCCATCGAACAGCGGGAAACCGCCTTCTTCACCTGCTGGACGCGCAAAGAGGCATTCATCAAAGCGAAAGGATTGGGCTTGTCCCTGCCGCTGGATAGTTTCGACGTCTCGCTGACTCCGAACGAGCCTGCCATCCTGCGCGCCGTCCGCCCGCAGCCGCAGGAAGCTGCGCACTGGAAATTGCACTCGCTGGATGTCGCTCCGCGCTATGCGGGGGCGGTGGCTGTAGAACATACTGATGAGAAAAATCAGGATTTGGAATTCAGGTTATGGGATTGGCAACACACTGCAAATTGA
- a CDS encoding alpha/beta fold hydrolase — MTPSPWFVPPRVDPNAEFRLFIFPYAGGSPAAFGKWTIENTECWTAHYPGRGSRYSEPMIKNIPSLVEPLSRAIRPLLDKPFAFFGHSMGAVIAFELARSMRRNDLPLPKLLFASAFGAPHIPDPHPPIRTLPDDEFLAALQKLNGTPSELLRQPEAIQLLLPIIRADFEAIETYQYISDHPLEIPIVAIGGSHDPRVSQERLEGWSTQTSAGFKSHIFDGDHFFIHTEKEKILDLIQEELT, encoded by the coding sequence GTGACCCCGTCTCCCTGGTTCGTTCCACCGCGGGTTGACCCAAACGCAGAGTTCCGCCTGTTCATCTTTCCCTACGCAGGCGGAAGTCCCGCCGCGTTCGGCAAATGGACGATTGAAAATACCGAATGTTGGACCGCTCATTATCCCGGGCGCGGCTCGCGGTATTCTGAGCCAATGATAAAAAACATCCCGTCGCTGGTCGAGCCGCTTTCGCGCGCCATCCGTCCGCTTTTGGATAAACCGTTCGCGTTCTTTGGTCACAGCATGGGCGCGGTCATCGCGTTTGAACTCGCTCGTTCCATGCGGCGAAACGATCTTCCACTACCGAAGCTTCTCTTTGCTTCCGCGTTTGGCGCGCCTCACATCCCAGACCCGCACCCGCCCATCCGCACCCTGCCCGATGACGAGTTTCTGGCGGCGTTGCAAAAACTCAACGGCACCCCATCCGAGCTATTGCGTCAGCCCGAAGCGATACAATTGCTCCTGCCCATCATCCGCGCCGATTTTGAAGCCATTGAAACCTATCAATACATTTCCGATCATCCGCTCGAAATCCCAATCGTCGCCATCGGCGGCTCGCACGATCCGCGCGTGAGTCAGGAGCGGCTGGAAGGCTGGTCAACGCAGACCAGCGCGGGCTTCAAATCGCATATCTTCGACGGCGACCATTTTTTCATCCACACTGAAAAAGAAAAGATACTGGATTTAATTCAGGAAGAGCTGACATGA